The following proteins come from a genomic window of Streptomyces sp. Sge12:
- a CDS encoding SDR family NAD(P)-dependent oxidoreductase, with protein MHIDLSGRTALVTGSTQGIGAAIAAGLAGAGARVAVNGRGSKSVEAAIARLGAAGGGEYVAAPGDIATDEGAQAVFDAVPHVDILVNNLGIFGSAPALEIEDDEWRRYFETNVLTAVRMTRHYLPGMVERSWGRVQYIASDSAVAVPAEMIHYGMSKTALLAVSRGFAKAAAGTGVTVNSVIAGPTHTGGVEDFVYELVDRDLPWEEAQRAFMRAHRPQSLLQRLIEPEEIAHMVVYLASPQASATTGGALRVDGGYVDSILP; from the coding sequence GTGCACATCGACCTCTCCGGCAGGACGGCCCTGGTCACCGGATCCACCCAGGGAATCGGCGCCGCCATCGCGGCGGGACTGGCCGGCGCGGGCGCCCGGGTGGCAGTCAACGGCCGCGGCTCGAAATCCGTCGAGGCGGCCATCGCCCGGCTCGGCGCCGCCGGGGGCGGCGAGTACGTTGCGGCGCCCGGCGACATCGCCACGGACGAGGGGGCGCAGGCCGTCTTCGACGCGGTCCCGCACGTCGACATCCTCGTCAACAACCTCGGGATCTTCGGATCGGCACCGGCGCTGGAGATCGAGGACGACGAATGGCGGCGGTACTTCGAGACGAACGTGCTCACCGCGGTCCGGATGACGCGGCACTACCTCCCCGGCATGGTGGAGCGCTCCTGGGGCCGCGTCCAGTACATCGCCAGCGACTCGGCGGTGGCCGTCCCCGCCGAGATGATCCACTACGGGATGTCCAAGACCGCGCTGCTGGCCGTCTCCCGGGGCTTCGCCAAGGCGGCGGCCGGCACGGGGGTCACCGTCAACTCCGTCATCGCGGGCCCCACGCACACCGGCGGGGTCGAGGACTTCGTCTACGAACTGGTCGACCGGGACCTGCCGTGGGAGGAGGCGCAGCGGGCGTTCATGCGCGCCCACCGGCCCCAGTCGCTGCTCCAGCGGTTGATCGAACCGGAGGAGATCGCCCACATGGTGGTCTACCTGGCCTCGCCCCAGGCCTCGGCCACCACGGGCGGAGCACTGCGGGTGGACGGGGGATACGTGGACTCCATCCTCCCCTAG
- a CDS encoding TetR/AcrR family transcriptional regulator, protein MVILRAATEVMGQVGPSGLTLAAVARRVGLVPGTLVQRFGSKRGLILALADQSVRDVAALPDRVRDEQGSALGALTVLITQWAEPMVTPETFAHHLAFLCADLTDPELRERALAVHRAQRDAVAALLAEAVSAGELDAATDTEELTATVLAVTSGTGLAWALDRRGTLDRRVRHGLDAVLAPHLAAPSA, encoded by the coding sequence ATGGTGATTCTCCGTGCGGCGACCGAGGTCATGGGGCAGGTGGGACCTTCCGGGCTGACGCTGGCGGCGGTCGCCCGCCGGGTCGGCCTGGTGCCCGGCACGCTCGTCCAGCGGTTCGGATCCAAGCGCGGCCTGATCCTGGCACTGGCCGACCAGTCCGTCCGGGACGTCGCGGCCCTGCCCGACCGGGTCCGCGACGAGCAGGGCTCGGCGCTGGGCGCCCTCACCGTGCTGATCACGCAGTGGGCGGAGCCGATGGTGACCCCCGAAACCTTCGCCCATCACCTGGCGTTCCTCTGCGCCGATCTCACCGACCCGGAACTCCGTGAAAGGGCCCTCGCCGTGCACCGGGCCCAGCGCGACGCGGTCGCCGCGCTACTCGCCGAGGCCGTGTCCGCGGGCGAACTCGACGCTGCGACCGACACCGAGGAACTCACCGCGACCGTGCTGGCCGTCACCTCCGGTACGGGTCTCGCCTGGGCGCTCGACCGCCGGGGCACCCTCGACCGGCGCGTCCGGCACGGACTCGACGCCGTCCTGGCCCCGCACCTCGCCGCCCCCTCCGCCTGA
- a CDS encoding SDR family oxidoreductase: protein MTIRTPQLAGRVALVAGGTRGGGRGIAVELGAAGATVYVTGRSSGAHRSDLDRAETIEETAQQVTDAGGRGIAVRTDHSDPEEVRALVARIAAEQDGRLDILVNSVWGGDPLTDWEHPLWEQDLDQGLRLLRQAVETHVITSRYALPLMVARRSGLVVEVTDGNTARYRGSFFYDMAKSAVIRLAVAQAAELKPHGVAAVALTPGFLRSEAMLEHFGVTEANWRDGAADDPNFAHSETPAYLGRAVVALAADPDVIARTGRALATWDLHKEYGFTDADGSRPDFAAHWARNLEAEYGPLGDPL from the coding sequence ATGACGATACGGACACCACAACTGGCCGGCAGGGTCGCCCTGGTCGCGGGCGGTACCCGGGGCGGCGGACGCGGCATCGCCGTCGAGCTCGGAGCCGCCGGCGCCACGGTCTACGTCACCGGCCGCAGCAGCGGAGCGCACCGCTCCGACCTCGACCGCGCCGAGACGATCGAGGAGACGGCCCAGCAGGTCACCGATGCCGGAGGCCGGGGCATCGCGGTCCGCACCGACCACAGCGACCCGGAGGAGGTCCGGGCCCTGGTGGCGCGCATCGCGGCCGAACAGGACGGCCGCCTCGACATCCTGGTCAACTCCGTCTGGGGCGGCGATCCGCTCACCGACTGGGAGCACCCCCTGTGGGAACAGGACCTCGACCAGGGCCTGCGCCTCCTGCGGCAGGCGGTCGAGACCCATGTGATCACCAGCCGGTACGCGCTGCCGCTGATGGTCGCCCGCAGGAGCGGCCTGGTCGTGGAAGTCACCGACGGCAACACCGCCCGCTACCGGGGCTCCTTCTTCTACGACATGGCGAAGTCCGCCGTGATCCGCCTCGCCGTCGCGCAGGCCGCCGAGCTCAAGCCGCACGGCGTGGCGGCCGTGGCACTGACACCGGGGTTCCTGCGGTCGGAGGCGATGCTCGAGCACTTCGGCGTCACCGAGGCCAACTGGCGTGACGGCGCGGCCGATGACCCGAACTTCGCCCACTCCGAGACCCCCGCGTACTTGGGGCGCGCGGTCGTGGCGCTGGCGGCCGACCCCGACGTCATCGCCAGGACCGGCCGGGCGCTGGCCACCTGGGACCTCCACAAGGAGTACGGGTTCACGGACGCCGACGGCAGCCGCCCCGACTTCGCCGCGCACTGGGCCAGGAACCTGGAGGCCGAGTACGGCCCCCTCGGCGATCCGCTCTGA
- the hemC gene encoding hydroxymethylbilane synthase, translating into MPADLIRIVSRDSPMALAQVERVRAELAALHPGIETTVLPVKTTGDMWMGDLSQVEGKGAFTKEVDAAILAGHADLAVHCVKDVPADRPLPAGTVFAAFLERDDIRDALIHPGGLTLDRLPPGTRIGTSSVRRIAQLAAAYPQLECVPMRGNANRRLEKLAAGEADALLLAVAGLHRIGRADVITEIIPVDTLMPPIGAGVLALQCREDDAVLIDTVSALGHPDTHRETTAERMLLHVLQGHCNSPIAGYARAERGGDLSLRACVFSPDGKDVLNAHEWAGRLDPATLGTSVAVALLRQGARELIDSIPH; encoded by the coding sequence ATGCCCGCCGATCTGATCCGTATCGTCTCCCGCGACTCGCCGATGGCCCTCGCCCAGGTGGAACGTGTCCGCGCCGAGCTCGCCGCGCTCCACCCCGGGATCGAGACCACCGTCCTGCCGGTGAAGACCACCGGGGACATGTGGATGGGAGACCTCTCCCAGGTGGAGGGCAAGGGCGCGTTCACCAAGGAGGTCGACGCCGCGATCCTCGCCGGGCACGCCGACCTCGCCGTGCACTGCGTCAAGGACGTCCCGGCGGACCGGCCGCTGCCGGCCGGGACCGTCTTCGCCGCGTTCCTGGAGCGCGACGACATCCGTGACGCCCTGATCCACCCGGGAGGGCTCACGCTCGACCGGCTCCCTCCCGGCACCCGGATCGGCACCTCCTCCGTACGCCGGATCGCCCAACTCGCCGCCGCGTACCCGCAGCTGGAGTGCGTACCGATGCGCGGCAATGCCAACCGCCGGCTGGAGAAGCTCGCCGCCGGTGAGGCGGACGCCCTTCTCCTGGCCGTCGCCGGCCTGCACCGCATCGGCCGCGCGGACGTCATCACGGAGATCATCCCGGTGGACACGCTCATGCCGCCCATCGGCGCCGGGGTCCTCGCGCTCCAGTGCCGCGAGGACGACGCCGTGCTCATCGACACCGTCAGCGCCCTCGGTCACCCCGACACCCACCGTGAGACGACGGCCGAGCGCATGCTCCTCCACGTCCTCCAAGGGCACTGCAACAGCCCGATCGCCGGGTACGCGCGGGCGGAGCGCGGAGGGGATCTGTCCCTGCGCGCCTGCGTGTTCTCGCCGGACGGCAAGGACGTCCTGAACGCCCACGAGTGGGCGGGCCGCCTCGACCCGGCCACCCTCGGCACGTCCGTCGCCGTCGCCCTCCTGCGACAGGGTGCCCGAGAGCTGATCGACAGCATTCCGCACTGA
- a CDS encoding cytidine deaminase encodes MTTHPHPVDHELIEAAAHIARTRCRSENHTMAAAARAGDGRIVTAVNAYHFTGGPCAELVVIGAAAAQGVHDLDTIVAVGDRDRGVVPPCGRCRQVLLDYFPSLRVIVGAGDRVRSVPVADLLPESYVWADHQPADE; translated from the coding sequence ATGACCACGCATCCCCATCCGGTCGACCACGAGCTGATCGAAGCCGCGGCGCACATCGCCCGCACGCGTTGCCGGAGCGAGAACCACACCATGGCGGCGGCCGCCCGCGCCGGCGACGGCCGGATCGTCACCGCGGTGAACGCCTACCACTTCACGGGAGGCCCGTGCGCCGAGCTCGTCGTCATCGGCGCGGCCGCCGCCCAGGGCGTGCACGACTTGGACACGATCGTCGCCGTGGGCGACCGCGACCGGGGGGTCGTGCCCCCGTGCGGGCGCTGCCGCCAGGTCCTCCTGGACTATTTCCCCTCCCTCAGGGTGATCGTCGGGGCGGGCGATCGTGTCCGCAGCGTCCCGGTCGCCGACCTGCTGCCCGAGAGCTACGTCTGGGCCGACCACCAGCCGGCCGACGAGTAG
- a CDS encoding PP2C family protein-serine/threonine phosphatase, producing MPQRDGRSTGPAGGHEGLLARVRATEAAVERIGTTLDAVTTCEELAGFLFRNVCDAVAVDLLDEDGGPLRAATAGADELLAAGSDGTPSPRATDGGHPLSAWVTVAGGVPVHVLSVPLPDGHRVHGLLTAVRARTAFSDHEAATVHFAARLAAVHLGHARQLAATEDTVSHLQRALVSEPGRPHPNLEVASRYLPAGPRALVGGDWFETVRLHYGRTLLVVGDVMGHGLDAAVDMNAYRSTLRDVASTDLAPHRVLRQLDALAAGDAGRRPATCLLVRVDPARGVAMFAGAGHLPPAVFGAGGSATLVDVPVGPPLGTGVGGYEAVTRTITPQETLLMFTDGLVERRGEDIDVSLARLAAVRLPPGAGVNAVVDAVVAALDADHAEDDVAVLAARSRPRLPVDPAAAAGAL from the coding sequence TTGCCGCAGCGAGACGGGAGGTCCACCGGGCCTGCCGGTGGGCATGAGGGGCTGCTGGCGCGTGTCCGGGCGACCGAGGCCGCCGTGGAGCGGATCGGCACGACCCTCGACGCGGTGACCACCTGCGAGGAACTGGCCGGTTTCCTGTTCCGGAACGTGTGCGACGCGGTGGCCGTGGACCTCCTGGACGAGGACGGCGGGCCCCTCCGTGCGGCCACGGCCGGAGCCGACGAGCTGCTGGCGGCGGGGAGCGACGGGACGCCCTCCCCACGGGCGACCGACGGCGGTCACCCGCTCTCCGCGTGGGTGACGGTCGCCGGCGGCGTCCCGGTCCACGTCCTGTCGGTCCCGCTGCCCGACGGGCACCGGGTGCACGGCCTGCTGACTGCCGTACGCGCCCGGACGGCGTTCAGCGACCACGAAGCGGCCACCGTGCACTTCGCGGCCCGCTTGGCGGCGGTGCACCTCGGGCACGCGCGGCAGCTGGCCGCCACCGAGGACACCGTGTCGCACTTGCAGCGGGCGCTCGTGTCGGAACCGGGCCGGCCGCACCCGAACCTGGAGGTGGCCAGCCGCTACCTGCCGGCCGGCCCCCGGGCCCTGGTGGGAGGCGACTGGTTCGAGACGGTCCGCCTCCACTACGGCCGCACCCTCCTCGTCGTCGGGGACGTGATGGGCCACGGCCTCGACGCGGCGGTGGACATGAACGCCTACCGCTCCACCCTGCGGGACGTGGCGTCGACCGACCTCGCCCCGCACCGCGTGCTGCGCCAGCTCGACGCCCTGGCCGCCGGGGACGCGGGCCGCAGGCCCGCGACCTGCCTGCTCGTACGGGTCGATCCCGCGCGCGGCGTCGCGATGTTCGCCGGCGCCGGCCATCTGCCGCCGGCGGTCTTCGGCGCCGGCGGCTCGGCCACCCTGGTCGACGTCCCGGTCGGCCCGCCCCTGGGCACCGGGGTCGGCGGCTACGAAGCCGTCACGCGCACCATCACCCCGCAGGAGACCCTGCTGATGTTCACCGACGGGCTGGTGGAACGCCGGGGCGAGGACATCGACGTCTCGCTGGCCAGGCTGGCGGCCGTGCGCCTGCCGCCGGGGGCCGGTGTGAACGCGGTGGTGGACGCCGTGGTGGCGGCCCTCGACGCCGACCACGCGGAGGACGACGTCGCCGTACTCGCCGCCCGGTCCCGTCCCCGGCTGCCGGTTGATCCCGCAGCCGCCGCCGGGGCGCTCTGA